The Mytilus edulis chromosome 4, xbMytEdul2.2, whole genome shotgun sequence nucleotide sequence cgtaacgtttccgatattggttctgttgttagggatttagttgtgacgttattcaAGTTATGatttcatattcaatgtaaacaaagtaCACTGTTATccatgtaacatttttttcatatcaaacaattattaaaaatgattgggtgttgaattccttcatatatttgttgatatgttgataaatttacattttattcaaagtctcatgcaaaggatgcaaacaagaccggaaacggaagtagatctgaaaaaaaaagttaacaattttgagttcattagtagaatgaaaaattcgggaaattttcccgaaattttttattttttaatttttttttattgatttttctaccgtaattggggacttcgtccccatattaagaACAAGCATACTAGTTCGAGATTACTCTGTTTTGGGCCGTAGGATGTCAGAGCACGTCCCATATCAATAAGTGGGTATTTGCCCATTGAAATAGATGCTCTGCTTCATTGCTTCTAGAGCCGACTGAcagccttggaattatataaatagggcatcattgatcaatgttttttttttcatttatctccatgtaagtttcacctaactgccaccctttattttctcatatttagaCAGTTGTCACAGTGATGCAGGGCCCTAACATTTAAAAGTCCAAAATCATACAtacatatcatgtatatgttgtgtacaagatgaaagtttgtacaaattataatttgtacagcgTTTTTGTACAAGTTTTTTGACACACACCTTCTTGCACCATGTGATACAGATTTATCTTCTAAAATGTACTagtttaatgatttaaatacaaatttGTATGCTTCAACCTAATATTTAGTGCTATTCTCCATGTCCTCAAaatggaaatgaggatacctgaaaggtttaaattctaattttatttttctcctgaTACCATTATTCTTAtccataaaaagtctttttgtggtcttataatattttttgtatcaatgctcagtattagatTGTATTATGTAGTtgagaaaatatgacagaaatatgcgaaACAAAAGACTGTGCTTGCATCAGCCGTTTGTGTTAAGCAGtgcataaaacactgataacttgtacaaaaaatctgtacaaattataatttgtatgttacaacttgtacacaacatatatagaaCATAGAACATTGAAGAGCAGATTTAATActctttaaataaaatcaaaaactgaaatgaaatgtacaatatacCGATGTGAAATGAAGGAAAATATTTTGATAGGCATGCAAATAATTGAAAGTGGTGGGAATTGCTTTCCTTTTATAACACTGTATAAGCTGTttcttaaattattataaatgctGTTTGCAactgtctattttttttatagctcAAACACTTAGCATTTGCTAAACCAGGATCtaataaacaaagaaataaacaGAATGGTCACTCTGAAGTATCTGATGACCAGTGGAAGGACTGGAAGAAAGCAGACAAAAATGTAAtttgttacaaatattttaaaatagttaaatatataGTAACTAAAACTTACCTTCATCATTGTTCATGactttcataaatgtttttatcTTATTTATGCTGAAGAGATGTATGAAAATGagtaatgaaaaattatttattttttcagttaaaaCATGATCATGATATCAATGAAATTATACTTAAAAGTTTATAATGCAATACTGTGTGACAGTTTTCAGCTCCTGCTAGGGCCTAcctcttgtttgaagaaaaacatATCCTTAGATATAGAGATAAACATGTCATCAGTCtgactaaacatgctaaagcCTGTCACCACTATCCACAAATGAAGGTTGATAGTTTGGTGCTAACTTATGTCAGACTGACATGGCATGTCTTATGAAATTTTGTTTATCACATTTCTATCAGCAACTGCAACACATCCAAGTCCTTGCTTTTTGATATACGGAACCTACATGTAGGTTAGACCTAAAAAAAACTGCAATTAGAAGGTttatgtaaatagatataagaagatgtggtatgagtgccaatgagaaaacttttcattcaagtcacaatttgtacgGTCTTCAACGGGAAGCCATGGTTCACACTGAACAACAACACAGGAAGATATAAAAGACTCTCAAAAATATTCTTACAAAGTTATATTAATTTTTGTTGCAGCTTTATGCTTTATTAAAActtaaatacaaaaaagtaaattgCAGCATTTATATTTCAGTATGCAGCCGAATCATATGAAAAAGATCTGGAACAAGCTTTACTTCAGAGTAAAGTGGAGTTTGAACAAAAGAAAGAGGTAAAGTGTGTAAGAGATGTCTGATAAGCTGACAGTTTTACTCTGATTTGGACATTGAATTAAGGAACAGGCATGGGGATATATAATGTTTTCTTGAGGCAATAGATCCTTTACAAAAACTtgtctatttataattattaatatgTCCTTTTTATGggattttttcaaatgaaaactgATCAGGCCATAAATCCACTTGGGTATGGATCCTAAGATGTCAAGTGCTATCTTCTATTGTCCAGATTATTGTTGTTATTTAAATTAtgtgaaaaataattatatttttatgcccctgaTGAAACTAAGGatgcattaagttttacccttgtccttcTGTGCCTTCGTACGTCCATATGTCATTCTTGCCCCgaagttggtttctgttctctttctttagtttgcctcaatcaaatgttatgaaacttataatacacaatgcttactacctcaaaacacagattaagtttgaatttgggAGGAGGTCACTTTCTAGAGTTACcggtatgcccttttacaaatgaaaaattgctgaattatttgtttctcttttaaCAACAACTTGATCATGcatcaaagaaaaaatatatgaGATTCTAGCACAATTACAggaatttcaaaacaatttaaacttaaaatttgtcTTTACCATGTTTTCAATCTAAATGTCTTGACATTTACTGTCTTCATATGTACTGAATAATTATTCAAgatttattttatcttatttaatTACCTCtttgaaatagataaaattttCTAATTCAGGTCACAAAGTCATTTAAAGATGCTGGTATAAATGTAGATGAAGAAAGCATAAaggaaaagaagaagaaaaagaaagacaaaCCACAGACAATGAGTCTAGAAGAATTCAACACAGGAGGAAAAATGTCACATTCAGATGGTAAAGCAAAAATTTGCTGTTACATCATTAATAGAACGAAAAACTATGTGAAAGCTATTTTAATGTTCAAAATGAAATGTAGCCCTgacttttaataaacaaaatatattttcagacAGAAGTTATAAAAACTTTACCAATTTAAGTTtaactaaaataaagaaaattttgaacttaaatataaaaaagaagatgtggtatgatttgccaatgagacaactatccacaaaagaccaaaatgacagacattaacaactataggtcaccgtacggccttcaacaatgagcaaagcccttaccgcatagtcagctataaaaggtcccgataagacaatgttaaacaattcaaacgagaaaactaacggccttatttatgtaaaaaaaaaaataaacaaaaaaaacatgtaaacaacataaacacaaaaacataaacaaacgacaaccactgaattacaggcttctgacctgggacagacacatacattaataatgtggcggggttaaacatgttagcgggattccaaccctcccataacctgggacagtggtataacatgacaacataagaacgaactataaaaaatcagttgaaaaaggcttaactaatcagatggacaaaaatacaagtggaaagTTGGCTTACATTTTTGTCACTatcttatttattatatttttgacagTTGTTTAAATCTCTACTAATATTATTTTACATACTTGCACTATATAACATATCAgaatcatatatagatataagacgaTGTGTTATGAGTCccattgagacaactttccatccaagtcacaatttgtaaatagtaaaccattatagctcaaagtacggtcttcaaaaccAGGGAGCCTTGGACCACGGCACACTGAGCAGCATGCTGTAAAGGGACTAAAATATGACTAGTGTGAAACCTACAGTTTGTTTATCTCCCTTTTACACTGTCATGACTGTGAGCCTAGTTGTCAGTTCTTCAGTGCTGGGAAATTTTAATGCTTCATTTATTTATTACAGAATTCATATCAGTACACCCATCCAGTAAACCAGAAACACCTGTCACAGAGGCAGACCCGAAATTCTTTAGTCATGTTGAAGGAGATGTGGAAAGAATTCttagaaaagaaaaaatgcaagaagaatatcaaaaagtaaaaattaaatgtacTCTGCTTAGTCTGCTAATGCACTAACTACATACTCAGTTAATTTATTGTGTGGCAGAATGGGAGGCATGctattttggtaattttattaGTTGATTGGAGTAAAAActttatttggtatatggaatcaTTGAAATGTATACATCACTTTAAAAATTAGAGAGTTTTAggaatttttttgaaatacatgCTTTAAATACAATAAGTTTGAGGACTAGAGAGAAGTGTAAGAGAATAACAGaaaatttacaatttaacatTGTACATTGTTGTATGTACTATCTTGTAAAAATGTGACTTATAATTTTAAGCCAATACTTGATATACAATGTTTGCAAACGGGATAAGCATTAGCCTATTCAAACTTCCCTCAGCTTTTACCAAGGGTCAACTTACAAATCAATTGCAAAAGGatacaaataaagaaataatgcAAACATACAGTATTGAAAGAGAGAACACTGActacttttttttcatatataatatttctaatgatatacatgtaatctttttctgatattttgtgtttttcagCAATATGCAGCAGAAAAAGTTATGACAGCTAAGCATAGTTCAGAAACAGccaaaaaagataaagaaattgAATTTCTAAAAGCTACAGTTAAAAAATTGGAGGTAAGACATTTTGTTTCATATCAATAATTATCTTTGTGAGTTCTTTATTTCTCATGTAGCCTTTTTCAAACGATTTGGGGATTTTCTAGTattaggccaggattttttaatttgttggtttacggatccgccgacctgATTTTgcctatttccagaataaaaataaaattgacttttcatgctttttcatacccgccgaccctaacaaatgcattatccctgaaaaataaataaattagcctttt carries:
- the LOC139519609 gene encoding G kinase-anchoring protein 1-like gives rise to the protein MAKVEQSRFALLKIEDDDDDDNAKPTNNANKSNNQSANKKNKKKKKKAEQQQENDELKHLAFAKPGSNKQRNKQNGHSEVSDDQWKDWKKADKNYAAESYEKDLEQALLQSKVEFEQKKEVTKSFKDAGINVDEESIKEKKKKKKDKPQTMSLEEFNTGGKMSHSDEFISVHPSSKPETPVTEADPKFFSHVEGDVERILRKEKMQEEYQKQYAAEKVMTAKHSSETAKKDKEIEFLKATVKKLEEEFKQVKKRNKQLCVILAQGEMKEKAEVLMQVQQLSEVKDELTQQVQELTGELEKERSKVHSLKTELDKIKGHGTKHSGK